GCCTGACATTGCGCCTCTGCAAGTGATTCACCCAGTGCGCAGCTACACAAGACCCGCCCGCCAGCAGTCACCACCTGATTATCCTGTTGCCGAGTACCGGCGTGGAAAATTTTCGTGTTAGGCAATGGCGTCGCGTCGAGTCCGGTAATCGGATCTCCCTTACGATAACTGCCGGGATACCCGGCGGCAGCCAGCACTACTCCTAGCGCGGGACGCGGATCCCACTCGATAGTGATCCGGTCCAAGCTACCCGCTAATGCCGCCTGACACAACTCGACCAAATCAGAACGCAAACGCAGCAGGATGGGCTGGGTCTCGGGGTCACCGCATCGGCAGTTGTATTCCAGAACTTTGGGCATACCGTCGGGATCAATCATCAAACCAGCGTAGAGAAAACCCACATAGGGCGTCCCCTCTGCCGCCAGCCCCCGTACTGTGGGGAAAATGATTTGATTCAGCACGCGTTGCTCGACTGCTGCGTCCACCACCGGCGCGGGGCTATAAGCACCCATGCCGCCGGTATTGGGTCCGTGGTCGCCATCGTCACGAGTCTTGTGATCCTGGGAACTGGCCAAAGGAATGACATGCTCACCGTCGCACAGGACAATAAAACTCGCTTCCTCGCCTTCAAGGTATTCCTCAATGACCACTCGTTCCCCGGCAACGCCAAAGTTTCTTTTTTCCAGCATATCGCGCGCTGCGTTCGTGGCTTCTTCCCTGGTGCGGGCAATGACAACGCCTTTTCCCGCGGCCAGACCGTCGGCCTTGATGACGATGGGTATCGCGCAATCGCTGAGGTAGTTCAGGGCAGGTGCAAGCGTGGTGAAAGTGGCGTAAGCGGCACTAGGAATCCCATGACGGGCAAGGAAATCCTTGGCATAAATCTTCGAGCCTTCAAGACGGGCCGCTGCCGCGCTTGGGCCAAAACAACGCAGGTTCGCCGCCTGAAAATAATCTACGATTCCCGTTACCAGGGGTGCCTCGGGACCGACAATCGTTAAATCGATGCCCTGGTCTTGGGCAAAGGTGCGTAGCGCGCCAAGGTCTTCCGCAGCAATGGGGATATTTTCAATTCCTGGTTCACCAGCGGTACCAGCATTGCCAGGGGCAACAAAAACACGCTGGACATGTGCAGACTGTGCAATTTTCCAGGCGAAGGCGTGTTCACGACCACCACTACCAATAACTAATATTTTCATGAAGATACCTTATCCAATAATACTTTGACTTTTTCTGGACCGAGCATAGCGAAAAACGAACCCAAGCGTGGACCTTGCGCTTTGCCGAGCAAGGATTGATACAAAAAG
The sequence above is a segment of the Gammaproteobacteria bacterium genome. Coding sequences within it:
- the purD gene encoding phosphoribosylamine--glycine ligase; protein product: MKILVIGSGGREHAFAWKIAQSAHVQRVFVAPGNAGTAGEPGIENIPIAAEDLGALRTFAQDQGIDLTIVGPEAPLVTGIVDYFQAANLRCFGPSAAAARLEGSKIYAKDFLARHGIPSAAYATFTTLAPALNYLSDCAIPIVIKADGLAAGKGVVIARTREEATNAARDMLEKRNFGVAGERVVIEEYLEGEEASFIVLCDGEHVIPLASSQDHKTRDDGDHGPNTGGMGAYSPAPVVDAAVEQRVLNQIIFPTVRGLAAEGTPYVGFLYAGLMIDPDGMPKVLEYNCRCGDPETQPILLRLRSDLVELCQAALAGSLDRITIEWDPRPALGVVLAAAGYPGSYRKGDPITGLDATPLPNTKIFHAGTRQQDNQVVTAGGRVLCSCALGESLAEAQCQAYAAAERIYWKGMFHRRDIGHRAIQRMPKLPPMRQ